Proteins encoded within one genomic window of Gammaproteobacteria bacterium:
- a CDS encoding gamma carbonic anhydrase family protein: MIYALDGRAPQVAGDVYIAPGASVIGDVHIAAGASIWFGAILRGDVDRLTIGRGTNIQDNSVLHADPGTPLVVGAGVTVGHAVTLHGCHVGDESLIGIGAIVMNRVRIGAHCIVGAGALVTEGKEYPDGVLIVGSPARVIRELTAAEIAGLAESARRYSERAQLYRRALRPA; encoded by the coding sequence GTGATCTACGCACTCGACGGCCGGGCGCCGCAGGTTGCCGGCGATGTCTACATCGCGCCGGGCGCCAGCGTCATCGGCGACGTGCACATCGCCGCCGGGGCCAGCATCTGGTTCGGCGCCATCCTGCGCGGCGACGTCGACCGCCTCACCATCGGCCGGGGCACCAACATCCAGGACAACTCGGTGCTGCACGCCGATCCCGGCACGCCGCTGGTCGTCGGTGCCGGTGTCACGGTTGGCCACGCCGTGACGCTGCACGGCTGCCACGTGGGCGACGAGTCGCTGATCGGCATCGGCGCCATCGTCATGAATCGCGTGCGCATCGGCGCGCATTGCATCGTCGGCGCCGGCGCCCTGGTTACCGAAGGCAAGGAGTATCCCGACGGCGTGCTGATCGTCGGCTCGCCCGCCCGGGTGATCCGCGAGCTCACCGCCGCGGAGATCGCCGGCCTCGCCGAATCGGCCCGGCGCTACAGCGAGCGCGCGCAACTCTATCGTCGCGCCCTGCGCCCGGCCTGA
- the gpmA gene encoding 2,3-diphosphoglycerate-dependent phosphoglycerate mutase yields MPGKLVLCRHGQSIWNLENLFTGWVDVDLTAQGRAEATEAGRQLKALGLQFDFAYTSVLKRAIRTLWIVLDEMDLMWIPVERDWRLNERHYGALQGLNKAQTAAEHGEDKVKVWRRSYDIPPPPLGADDPRHPRFDRRYRGIDTLPATESLKDTLARVLPCWQASIAPRLRSGQTVLVTAHGNSLRALVKMLDDISDQDITGLNIPTGVPLLYELDDALRPLDRRYIGDPEEVARAAAAVAAQGKAQ; encoded by the coding sequence ATGCCCGGCAAACTGGTCCTGTGCCGCCACGGCCAGAGCATCTGGAACCTCGAGAACCTGTTCACCGGCTGGGTGGATGTGGACCTCACCGCGCAAGGGCGCGCCGAGGCCACCGAGGCGGGCCGCCAGCTGAAGGCGCTCGGGCTGCAGTTCGACTTCGCCTATACCTCGGTGCTCAAGCGCGCCATCCGCACGCTGTGGATCGTCCTCGACGAAATGGACCTGATGTGGATCCCGGTGGAGCGCGACTGGCGGCTCAACGAGCGCCACTACGGCGCCCTGCAGGGCCTCAACAAGGCACAGACGGCGGCCGAGCACGGCGAGGACAAGGTCAAGGTCTGGCGGCGCAGCTACGACATCCCGCCGCCGCCGCTGGGTGCCGACGACCCGCGCCACCCGCGCTTCGACCGCCGCTACCGCGGCATCGACACCCTGCCCGCCACCGAGTCGCTGAAGGACACGCTGGCCCGGGTGCTGCCCTGCTGGCAGGCGAGCATCGCACCGCGGCTGCGCAGCGGGCAGACCGTGCTGGTGACGGCCCACGGCAACAGCCTGCGCGCGCTGGTGAAGATGCTCGACGACATCTCCGACCAGGACATCACCGGACTGAACATTCCCACCGGCGTGCCGCTGCTCTACGAGCTCGACGATGCCCTGCGCCCGCTGGATCGCCGCTACATCGGCGATCCCGAGGAGGTGGCAAGGGCCGCGGCCGCGGTGGCAGCCCAGGGCAAGGCCCAGTGA